One genomic region from Oncorhynchus gorbuscha isolate QuinsamMale2020 ecotype Even-year linkage group LG13, OgorEven_v1.0, whole genome shotgun sequence encodes:
- the LOC123992687 gene encoding serine-protein kinase ATM-like isoform X2, whose translation MTLYDGAATEKGRGDLRRELDPAPIPPSFSSNVINATLDYFSKCHSASHQSSLVAILSRTLISIQRILLAVCQKAAETINAYEGSDWRH comes from the exons ATGACCCTGTATGATGGGGCTGCTACTGAGAAGGGCAGAGGGGACCTGAGGAG GGAACTGGACCCAGCCCCAATCCCACCCTCTTTCAGCTCCAATGTTATCAACGCCACACTGGACTACTTCAGCAAATGTCACAGTGCCAGTCACCAGTCGTCCCTGGTGGCCATTTTATCCAGGACACTG ATCTCCATCCAGAGGATCCTGCTGGCGGTGTGTCAGAAGGCAGCTGAGACGATCAATGCCTACGAGGGCAGTGATTGGAGACATTAG
- the LOC123992685 gene encoding beta-secretase 2-like isoform X1, with amino-acid sequence MAYHNGSIPIRALFIMLCFGMAKSLYTIPLKIFTGKFNSSLDLDLTPLKLIQASGNGLSLASDPAGIVNFLDMVNNLQGDSGRGYYMEMTLGTPGQKLNILVDTGSSNFAVAAAAHPFITHFFNTALSSTYKSTGRGVAVKYTQGNWEGELGTDRVLIPSIAGTLTINIATIFSSDGFFLPGVNWQGILGLAYPLLARPDSSVEPFFNSVVRQTDIPDVFSLQMCGAGLSASTTADPTGGSLVMGGVEPTLYLGSMWYTPIKEEWYYQVEVLKLEVGDQNLNLDCKEYNKDKAIVDSGTTLLRLPVNVFSAVVEAISRTSLIQDFTSGFWGGTKLACWLKGETPWRFFPKLSIYLRGTNTSQSFKISILPQLYIQPITDVDGTLDCFRFGISSSANGLVIGATVMEGFYVVFDRAEKRVGFAVSRCAVNGGIAVSEISGPFSSADVASDCAAGGLLKEPLLWVISYALVAVCVVVLLVLLLLLVLPCRHRDRSGEITDESSLVRHRIK; translated from the exons ATGGCTTACCATAACGGTTCGATCCCCATTAGAGCATTATTTATCATGCTCTGTTTTGGAATGGCAAAATCTCTCTATACCATTCCACTTAAAATATTTACAGGTAAGTTTAACTCTTCTTTGGATTTGGATTTAACTCCTCTGAAACTAATACAAGCCTCAGGAAATGGACTGTCCCTGGCATCTGATCCAGCTGGAATAGTGAACTTTTTGGACATGGTCAATAACTTACAAGGCGATTCTGGCAGAGGTTACTACATGGAGATGACACTGGGTACCCCTGGTCAAAAG CTGAATATCCTGGTTGATACGGGAAGCAGTAACTTTGCAGTGGCTGCAGCAGCACATCCCTTTATCACACACTTCTTCAACACAGCACT CTCCAGTACGTACAAGTCCACTGGCAGGGGCGTGGCCGTCAAGTACACCCAGGGCAACTGGGAGGGCGAGCTGGGCACCGACCGCGTCCTCATACCCAGCATCGCTGGCACCCTCACCATCAACATCGCCACCATCTTTTCCTCCGACGGATTCTTCCTCCCAGGAGTCAACTGGCAGGGCATCCTGGGTCTGGCCTACCCCCTGCTGGCTCGG CCTGACTCCTCGGTGGAGCCTTTCTTTAACTCCGTGGtacgacagacagacatcccAGATGTGTTCTCCCTACAGATGTGCGGAGCTGGGTTGTCAGCCAGCACCACTGCCGACCCCACGGGGGGAAGTCTT GTCATGGGAGGTGTTGAACCAACATTGTATTTGGGGTCCATGTGGTACACCCCAATAAAGGAAGAGTGGTACTATCAGGTGGAAGTATTGAAGCTGGAGGTTGGGGATCAGAATCTAAACCTGGACTGCAAAGAG taCAACAAGGATAAAGCCATAGTGGACAGTGGAACCACTCTTCTGCGGCTGCCTGTGAATGTGTTCAGTGCTGTGGTTGAGGCCATCTCAAGAACATCTCTG ATCCAGGACTTCACCTCAGGGTTCTGGGGTGGCACTAAACTGGCCTGCTGGTTGAAGGGGGAGACACCGTGGAGGTTCTTCCCCAAACTGTCCATCTACCTGAGAGGCACCAACACTAGCCAGTCCTTCAAAATCTCCATCCTCCCTCAG CTGTATATCCAGCCAATCACAGATGTGGACGGTACGCTGGACTGCTTCCGCTTCGGCATCTCGTCGTCAGCCAACGGCCTGGTGATAGGAGCAACCGTCATGGAGGGCTTCTACGTCGTTTTCGACCGGGCAGAGAAGAGAGTGGGCTTCGCTGTCAGCAGATGTGCAG TGAACGGTGGGATAGCCGTGTCAGAGATCTCTGGGCCCTTCTCATCTGCAGACGTggcatctgactgtgctgctggaGGGCTGCTGAAGGAGCCCCTTCTCTGGGTCATCTCCTACGCCCTGGTGGCCGTCTGTGTCGTGGTGCTCCtcgtcctgctcctcctcctcgtcctgcCCTGTCGTCACCGAGACCGGTCCGGCGAGATCACTGATGAGTCCTCGCTGGTCCGCCACCGCATCAAATGA
- the LOC123992685 gene encoding beta-secretase 2-like isoform X2, whose translation MMAKLKTKEQTLNKELDIFRASGNGLSLASDPAGIVNFLDMVNNLQGDSGRGYYMEMTLGTPGQKLNILVDTGSSNFAVAAAAHPFITHFFNTALSSTYKSTGRGVAVKYTQGNWEGELGTDRVLIPSIAGTLTINIATIFSSDGFFLPGVNWQGILGLAYPLLARPDSSVEPFFNSVVRQTDIPDVFSLQMCGAGLSASTTADPTGGSLVMGGVEPTLYLGSMWYTPIKEEWYYQVEVLKLEVGDQNLNLDCKEYNKDKAIVDSGTTLLRLPVNVFSAVVEAISRTSLIQDFTSGFWGGTKLACWLKGETPWRFFPKLSIYLRGTNTSQSFKISILPQLYIQPITDVDGTLDCFRFGISSSANGLVIGATVMEGFYVVFDRAEKRVGFAVSRCAVNGGIAVSEISGPFSSADVASDCAAGGLLKEPLLWVISYALVAVCVVVLLVLLLLLVLPCRHRDRSGEITDESSLVRHRIK comes from the exons ATGATGGCCAAGCTGAAAACTAAGGAGCAAACTTTGAACAAGGAGCTGGACATTTTCCGAG CCTCAGGAAATGGACTGTCCCTGGCATCTGATCCAGCTGGAATAGTGAACTTTTTGGACATGGTCAATAACTTACAAGGCGATTCTGGCAGAGGTTACTACATGGAGATGACACTGGGTACCCCTGGTCAAAAG CTGAATATCCTGGTTGATACGGGAAGCAGTAACTTTGCAGTGGCTGCAGCAGCACATCCCTTTATCACACACTTCTTCAACACAGCACT CTCCAGTACGTACAAGTCCACTGGCAGGGGCGTGGCCGTCAAGTACACCCAGGGCAACTGGGAGGGCGAGCTGGGCACCGACCGCGTCCTCATACCCAGCATCGCTGGCACCCTCACCATCAACATCGCCACCATCTTTTCCTCCGACGGATTCTTCCTCCCAGGAGTCAACTGGCAGGGCATCCTGGGTCTGGCCTACCCCCTGCTGGCTCGG CCTGACTCCTCGGTGGAGCCTTTCTTTAACTCCGTGGtacgacagacagacatcccAGATGTGTTCTCCCTACAGATGTGCGGAGCTGGGTTGTCAGCCAGCACCACTGCCGACCCCACGGGGGGAAGTCTT GTCATGGGAGGTGTTGAACCAACATTGTATTTGGGGTCCATGTGGTACACCCCAATAAAGGAAGAGTGGTACTATCAGGTGGAAGTATTGAAGCTGGAGGTTGGGGATCAGAATCTAAACCTGGACTGCAAAGAG taCAACAAGGATAAAGCCATAGTGGACAGTGGAACCACTCTTCTGCGGCTGCCTGTGAATGTGTTCAGTGCTGTGGTTGAGGCCATCTCAAGAACATCTCTG ATCCAGGACTTCACCTCAGGGTTCTGGGGTGGCACTAAACTGGCCTGCTGGTTGAAGGGGGAGACACCGTGGAGGTTCTTCCCCAAACTGTCCATCTACCTGAGAGGCACCAACACTAGCCAGTCCTTCAAAATCTCCATCCTCCCTCAG CTGTATATCCAGCCAATCACAGATGTGGACGGTACGCTGGACTGCTTCCGCTTCGGCATCTCGTCGTCAGCCAACGGCCTGGTGATAGGAGCAACCGTCATGGAGGGCTTCTACGTCGTTTTCGACCGGGCAGAGAAGAGAGTGGGCTTCGCTGTCAGCAGATGTGCAG TGAACGGTGGGATAGCCGTGTCAGAGATCTCTGGGCCCTTCTCATCTGCAGACGTggcatctgactgtgctgctggaGGGCTGCTGAAGGAGCCCCTTCTCTGGGTCATCTCCTACGCCCTGGTGGCCGTCTGTGTCGTGGTGCTCCtcgtcctgctcctcctcctcgtcctgcCCTGTCGTCACCGAGACCGGTCCGGCGAGATCACTGATGAGTCCTCGCTGGTCCGCCACCGCATCAAATGA
- the LOC123992687 gene encoding serine-protein kinase ATM-like isoform X1, with the protein MFITHHSFPLHNHTYLHSQPFIVCDDMFHVLSRELDPAPIPPSFSSNVINATLDYFSKCHSASHQSSLVAILSRTLISIQRILLAVCQKAAETINAYEGSDWRH; encoded by the exons ATGTTCATTACACATCACTCCTTCCCACTCCACAACCACACTTACTTGCATTCACAACCTTTCATTGTCTGTGATGATATGTTCCATGTTCTCTCTAGGGAACTGGACCCAGCCCCAATCCCACCCTCTTTCAGCTCCAATGTTATCAACGCCACACTGGACTACTTCAGCAAATGTCACAGTGCCAGTCACCAGTCGTCCCTGGTGGCCATTTTATCCAGGACACTG ATCTCCATCCAGAGGATCCTGCTGGCGGTGTGTCAGAAGGCAGCTGAGACGATCAATGCCTACGAGGGCAGTGATTGGAGACATTAG